A single region of the Lotus japonicus ecotype B-129 chromosome 4, LjGifu_v1.2 genome encodes:
- the LOC130714295 gene encoding mitochondrial outer membrane protein porin of 36 kDa-like, whose product MVKGPGLYSDIGKKARDLLFKDYQNDHKFTITTYTSAGVEITSTGVKKGEIYLADVSTKLKNKNITTDVKVDTNSNLHTTITVDEPAPGLKTIFSFIFPDQKSGKVELQYQHEYAGISTSIGLTASPIVNFSGIIGNNLVAVGTDLSFDTASGNFTKYNAGLNVTHADLIASLTLNDKGDSLNASYYHVVSPLTNTAVGAELSHSFSSNENILTIGTQHALDPITLLKARVNNYGRASALIQHEWNPRTRVSLVGEVDTGAIEKSAKVGLALALKP is encoded by the exons ATGGTGAAGGGTCCAGGTCTCTACTCCGACATCGGCAAGAAAGCTCGAG ATCTTCTGTTCAAAGATTATCAGAATGACCACAAGTTCACCATCACCACTTACACTTCTGCTGGAGTG GAAATCACTTCAACCGGTGTCAAGAAGGGCGAGATATATTTGGCGGATGTTAGCACTAAGCTAAAGAACAAGAACATCACTACAGATGTCAAAGTGGACACTAACTCAAAT CTACATACAACCATCACTGTGGATGAACCTGCACCTGGACTGAAGACAATTTTTAGCTTTATTTTTCCAGATCAGAAATCTGGCAAG gtGGAACTCCAATACCAACATGAATATGCTGGAATCAGCACTAGCATTGGATTGACAGCAAGCCCTATTGTTAACTTCTCTGGTATCATTGGAAATAATTTGGTCGCTGTTGGGACAGATCTTTCATTTGATACTGCCTCTGGCAACTTTACCAAGTACAATGCAGGATTGAACGTCACGCATGCTGACCTTATTGCATCTCTTACTCT AAATGATAAAGGTGACTCTCTTAACGCCTCATATTACCATGTTGTTAGTCCGCTGACTAACACTGCTGTTGGTGCGGAGCTTTCACATAGCTTTTCTAGCAACGAAAATATACTGACTATTGGCACCCAGCATGCTCTTGACCCAATAACTTTACTGAAAGCTCGGGTGAACAATTATGGCAGAGCAAGTGCTCTGATCCAGCATGAATGGAATCCAAGGACCCGCGTATCTCTTGTTGGCGAGGTGGATACTGGGGCAATTGAAAAAAGTGCAAAGGTTGGTCTTGCTTTGGCCTTGAAGCCGTAG